Proteins co-encoded in one Spirosoma endbachense genomic window:
- a CDS encoding class I adenylate-forming enzyme family protein yields MYPLTINHWLTQHAQFRPNHLAFVFGDVRLTFADLNQSVNRMANALLMAGIGKGDKVATVLPNSRELYEAFWAVSKLGAVLVPMSPLVRGNGLVNLLNDADSSIVLTDTAHAPFLDEVRSELTIPAKNYWLTDGAQTGWQSYADLWRTAPANDPPSPDLLGHDLYNIMYSSGTTGSPKGIMHSHFVRSMYGSLFANAFRIRPESVIMHSGAIVFNGAMLTFMPAMFIGCTYILLREFTTQSVIRTIASEGVTHTILVPTQIASCLHYPEFTIDTLPTIEYILSVGAPLLNEQKEVLIRRFPDTFYELYGLTEGFITVLDKTVSAEKTGSVGRPIWFSEMKIVDDDGHERPIGEVGEIIGRAPFLMSGYYKKPALTDDALRNGWLYTGDLGYVDQDGYLFLAGRKKDLIISGGVNVYPKDIEEIIIRHPAVAEVAVFGIPHDDWGETPVAAIRLTATVSVTELTDWANKNIEARYQKIAAVMLVDELPKNIAGKILKNELRERYWKR; encoded by the coding sequence ATGTATCCGCTTACCATTAATCATTGGCTGACACAGCACGCTCAGTTCCGGCCCAACCACCTGGCGTTCGTCTTTGGCGATGTACGCCTTACGTTTGCCGACCTGAACCAGAGTGTTAACCGGATGGCTAATGCGTTGCTGATGGCAGGTATTGGTAAAGGTGACAAGGTAGCGACCGTATTACCGAACAGTCGCGAACTGTATGAAGCGTTCTGGGCCGTATCCAAGCTGGGTGCAGTGCTCGTACCCATGAGCCCGTTGGTACGAGGGAATGGATTGGTCAACCTGCTTAACGATGCCGATTCATCTATCGTCCTGACCGATACTGCCCATGCGCCATTTCTCGACGAAGTTCGGAGCGAATTAACGATTCCCGCTAAAAATTACTGGCTGACCGACGGAGCACAAACCGGCTGGCAGTCGTATGCTGATTTGTGGAGAACCGCTCCGGCTAACGATCCACCTTCGCCTGACCTCCTTGGTCATGATCTGTACAATATCATGTATAGCAGTGGCACAACCGGATCGCCCAAGGGCATTATGCATTCCCACTTCGTCCGCTCCATGTATGGGTCTCTTTTTGCGAACGCCTTCCGCATTCGTCCCGAAAGTGTCATTATGCACTCGGGGGCTATCGTATTCAACGGGGCTATGCTCACGTTTATGCCTGCCATGTTCATTGGCTGCACGTACATATTGCTCAGGGAATTTACAACCCAGTCAGTGATCAGGACTATAGCCAGCGAGGGCGTAACGCACACGATACTAGTTCCTACACAGATCGCATCGTGCCTGCATTATCCAGAATTTACCATCGATACATTGCCCACAATCGAATACATTCTGTCGGTGGGGGCACCTTTGCTGAATGAACAGAAAGAAGTATTGATCCGTCGGTTTCCGGATACATTTTACGAGTTATATGGGCTAACAGAAGGTTTCATTACGGTGCTGGATAAAACCGTTTCGGCCGAAAAAACCGGCTCGGTCGGGCGACCTATCTGGTTTTCGGAGATGAAAATTGTGGACGACGATGGGCATGAACGCCCAATAGGTGAAGTAGGCGAAATCATTGGTCGGGCACCTTTTCTGATGTCGGGTTATTATAAAAAGCCAGCTTTAACCGACGATGCGCTTCGGAATGGCTGGCTTTACACCGGCGATCTGGGCTATGTAGACCAGGACGGATACCTTTTCCTGGCGGGTCGTAAGAAAGACCTGATTATTTCGGGTGGGGTAAACGTTTACCCGAAAGATATTGAAGAAATTATCATTCGTCATCCGGCCGTAGCTGAGGTTGCTGTTTTTGGTATCCCGCACGACGATTGGGGCGAAACGCCCGTTGCGGCCATCCGGCTGACGGCAACAGTTTCTGTTACCGAACTAACCGACTGGGCGAATAAAAACATAGAAGCCCGATATCAGAAGATCGCTGCGGTAATGCTGGTCGATGAATTACCGAAGAACATAGCAGGAAAAATTCTCAAAAACGAATTGCGGGAACGGTATTGGAAACGCTAA
- a CDS encoding RagB/SusD family nutrient uptake outer membrane protein, whose product MKRTHILLSFLLVASGLLLTACDRELLETIPNDRLSESLFWKTENDARLAANSLYTDLDSTNLISWDAMTDIAHTNQPFDVQAYVELGQYDATSSKVFGEWAKAYKGVRACNYFLENVDKVVTTNSALINQFKGEAKALRAYQYLKLASLFGDVPLVTTAISLDDSRALTRTPIAQVWDFVDKELSDAAGLLPTTYAAADKGRITKGAAIGLRARANLLAGRYQQAADAADQVMKLGIYGLNDSYEKLFSYAAENNKEVLLDRQFIKDTYPVNTFNLLGPYSQKSAQSTYVPTKALADMYETTAGKLITDPSSGYDPANPYANRDPRLRFSNFLTGDPLPSGITFRPEPNSGTADAVGNTYIASTTGFNIKKYVNAEDYANPANNGINIILLRYAEILLIYAEAKIELNQLDASVLTAINTVRNGRTDVKQPSISSTATQAELRTIVRRERAVELAFEGVRLFDIRRWKIAETVIPGPVYGITYKAANGALTTVEVVAVNRTFDKSRHYLWPIPQKERNLTPTLSQNPGW is encoded by the coding sequence ATGAAACGAACACATATTCTGCTCTCTTTCTTATTGGTTGCCTCAGGCCTGCTCCTTACCGCCTGCGACCGGGAACTATTAGAAACCATTCCGAACGATCGTTTGTCGGAAAGCCTGTTCTGGAAAACCGAGAACGATGCCCGACTGGCGGCAAATTCGCTGTACACCGATCTCGACAGCACCAATCTGATCAGCTGGGATGCCATGACCGATATTGCGCACACCAATCAGCCTTTCGACGTACAGGCTTATGTTGAGTTAGGTCAGTATGATGCAACCAGCTCGAAGGTTTTCGGCGAATGGGCAAAAGCATACAAAGGCGTTCGGGCCTGCAATTATTTTCTGGAGAACGTCGATAAGGTTGTCACCACAAATAGCGCGCTCATCAATCAATTTAAAGGAGAAGCGAAAGCATTGCGGGCCTATCAATACCTTAAACTGGCCAGTCTTTTTGGGGATGTTCCGTTAGTCACCACCGCCATTTCGCTGGACGATAGTCGCGCGCTGACTCGCACGCCCATTGCTCAGGTCTGGGATTTTGTTGATAAAGAACTTAGCGATGCCGCCGGTCTCCTGCCAACAACTTACGCGGCTGCCGACAAAGGCCGGATTACCAAAGGAGCAGCCATTGGCCTTCGGGCGCGGGCCAATCTGCTGGCGGGACGCTATCAGCAGGCAGCCGATGCCGCCGATCAGGTCATGAAACTGGGGATCTATGGTCTGAACGATAGTTATGAAAAGCTGTTTTCCTACGCGGCCGAAAACAATAAGGAAGTGCTCCTGGATCGGCAATTCATTAAAGACACCTACCCGGTCAATACCTTTAACCTGTTAGGGCCCTATAGTCAGAAAAGCGCGCAAAGTACCTATGTTCCGACCAAAGCGCTGGCCGATATGTACGAAACAACAGCGGGGAAGCTAATAACCGATCCATCCAGCGGCTACGATCCTGCCAATCCATACGCCAACCGTGATCCCCGGCTCCGGTTTTCCAACTTTCTGACAGGCGATCCCTTACCGAGCGGCATTACCTTTCGCCCTGAACCCAACAGTGGCACCGCCGATGCAGTCGGGAATACCTACATTGCATCGACGACAGGGTTTAACATTAAGAAATACGTCAATGCAGAGGATTATGCAAACCCTGCCAACAACGGTATCAACATTATTTTACTTCGGTATGCCGAGATTCTGCTGATCTATGCCGAAGCTAAAATTGAATTGAATCAACTGGATGCCAGCGTACTAACAGCGATCAATACCGTTCGAAATGGCCGGACCGATGTAAAGCAACCGTCCATCAGCAGTACCGCTACTCAGGCGGAGTTGCGTACAATTGTCCGTCGGGAGCGAGCCGTTGAACTGGCTTTTGAAGGGGTCCGGCTTTTTGATATCCGCCGGTGGAAAATCGCCGAAACTGTTATCCCAGGGCCCGTTTATGGCATTACCTACAAAGCGGCCAATGGGGCTTTAACAACCGTAGAGGTTGTGGCCGTCAATCGAACCTTCGACAAATCGCGGCATTACCTATGGCCAATTCCGCAGAAGGAACGGAACCTGACCCCGACACTTTCACAGAATCCCGGCTGGTAA
- a CDS encoding helix-turn-helix domain-containing protein, with protein MDTTSFEELCFRLSTGLSTDLSALLPRDIQQEVGHFNVFSLTDLAQTAPEKPALPYACRAFYKISLLTGRSQAQYVNDTIEIARPTLIFSTPKIPFYWLPEGRQTGQFCVFTAEFLQPTKSGVLLDELPVFKAPGYPIYSLSETDFLRVQAIFEQIQAEMASDYAYKYDLIRTYVLQLIHIGQKLQSGTVLHPNHNASARLTSLFIELLERQFPIENPQQQVRLRTAIDYADHLAVHVNHLNKVLKETTGLTTTDLIAGRIVQEAKGLLTQTDWTIANIADSLGFADVAHFAKFFKRETSFAPGAFRTQVNSLNYT; from the coding sequence ATGGATACGACCTCATTTGAAGAGCTTTGTTTCCGGCTGTCGACCGGCTTATCGACTGATTTAAGTGCCCTACTGCCGCGCGATATCCAGCAGGAAGTAGGGCACTTTAACGTGTTCAGCCTGACCGATCTCGCCCAAACGGCGCCTGAGAAACCTGCGCTGCCATATGCTTGCCGGGCGTTCTACAAAATCAGCCTTCTGACTGGTCGAAGCCAGGCTCAGTATGTTAACGACACCATCGAAATCGCGCGGCCTACGCTGATTTTCTCAACGCCAAAAATTCCTTTTTACTGGTTACCGGAAGGGCGGCAAACCGGGCAGTTCTGTGTCTTTACGGCCGAGTTTCTTCAGCCAACCAAAAGCGGGGTCTTGCTGGACGAACTGCCCGTTTTCAAGGCACCGGGTTACCCGATCTACAGCCTGTCCGAAACGGATTTCCTACGCGTACAGGCTATTTTCGAACAGATTCAGGCCGAAATGGCTTCCGATTACGCCTATAAATATGATCTGATACGCACCTACGTGCTGCAATTGATTCACATTGGCCAGAAGTTACAGTCTGGCACTGTTTTGCACCCTAACCACAATGCATCGGCCCGGTTAACATCATTGTTTATTGAGCTATTGGAGCGTCAGTTCCCAATCGAAAATCCGCAACAGCAAGTACGCCTACGTACAGCCATAGACTATGCCGATCACCTGGCAGTTCATGTCAATCACCTAAACAAGGTACTCAAGGAAACAACCGGACTCACGACCACCGATCTTATAGCCGGGCGCATCGTGCAGGAAGCGAAGGGCTTGTTGACCCAAACCGACTGGACCATCGCCAACATTGCCGACAGCCTTGGTTTTGCTGATGTTGCGCACTTTGCCAAATTCTTCAAACGGGAGACCTCCTTTGCACCAGGTGCGTTCCGTACGCAGGTCAATAGTTTGAATTATACATAA
- a CDS encoding SDR family NAD(P)-dependent oxidoreductase, with translation MTTDKIALVTGGSRGIGKNIALSLAQKGIDVLLTYRSNQAEAQTTVTEIESLGRKAVALPLNTADTSTFDTFFQQVVSTLQTRFGTDRFDYLINNAGTSLSALITDTTEAQFDEMMNIHLKGVYFLTQKALPFLHDGGRIINISSGVTRYSYAGASAYGIMKGAVDVFTRYLALELGGRGISANVVAPGAVFGGGAMEDTPAIREYVAGITALGRVGLPDDIGGVVAFLCSEEAKWVNGQRIELTGGMNL, from the coding sequence ATGACAACTGACAAAATCGCACTGGTAACCGGTGGAAGCCGGGGTATCGGCAAAAATATTGCCCTGAGCCTGGCCCAAAAAGGAATTGATGTACTACTGACCTACCGCAGCAATCAGGCCGAAGCGCAAACCACTGTAACAGAAATAGAATCTCTTGGCCGTAAAGCCGTGGCTTTACCCCTCAACACGGCCGACACCAGCACTTTCGACACTTTTTTCCAACAAGTCGTCTCAACGTTGCAAACCAGGTTTGGAACAGATCGTTTCGATTATCTCATTAACAATGCCGGTACGAGCCTTTCGGCCCTTATTACAGACACTACGGAGGCCCAGTTTGACGAGATGATGAATATTCATCTTAAAGGCGTCTATTTTCTGACTCAAAAGGCATTGCCTTTTCTACACGACGGCGGCCGGATCATCAATATCTCGTCTGGCGTAACGCGGTATTCCTACGCTGGTGCCTCGGCTTACGGGATCATGAAAGGAGCGGTGGACGTATTTACCCGGTATCTGGCTCTTGAGTTGGGCGGGCGAGGTATTTCGGCCAATGTGGTAGCGCCCGGTGCTGTTTTTGGCGGAGGAGCTATGGAAGATACCCCAGCCATACGCGAGTATGTAGCTGGCATCACGGCTCTGGGGCGGGTCGGTCTGCCCGACGATATTGGTGGCGTAGTGGCATTCCTGTGCAGCGAAGAGGCCAAATGGGTCAATGGGCAGCGCATTGAGCTAACGGGTGGCATGAACCTGTAG
- a CDS encoding sulfatase family protein: MVFISKRSSRLLLSVFTAIGFGLSISAWIMKPAPTPPPNIVLFFMDDLGYGDLSCTGALDYTTPNLDRMAAEGTRFTNFLAAQAVCSASRAALLTGCYPNRLGISGALGPNSPIGLNPNEETLADLLKEKGYATGMFGKWHLGDNKQFLPLQQGFDEYYGVPYSHDMWPLHPAQAQANYPALRWIDGNEPKQEIKNLDDASQITGTITERAVSFIRNHKKKPFFLYVPHPLPHVPLAASPKFKGKSARGIFGDVLTELDWSVGQILGELKQQGLDKNTLVIFISDNGPWLNYGDHAGSSGGFREGKGTSFEGGHRVPCLVRWPGVVPAGRVCNKLLTTMDILPTVVKLCGARLPKQQIDGVDWITLLKGDNTVTPRDHFYYYYRKNSLEAVRQGDWKLVFPHPGRTYEGFLPGQGGKPGPSTETHEFPAGLYDLRRDPGERYDVREQHPELVAKLEKLAEEARADLGDDLQKRTGANVREPGRVSK; the protein is encoded by the coding sequence ATGGTATTTATCTCGAAACGTTCGTCCCGCCTTCTTTTGAGTGTCTTTACGGCCATTGGCTTCGGCCTGTCAATCAGCGCCTGGATCATGAAACCGGCTCCAACGCCCCCACCAAACATTGTCCTGTTTTTCATGGATGATTTGGGGTATGGTGATTTGTCCTGCACAGGAGCGCTTGATTACACAACGCCGAACCTTGATCGGATGGCAGCCGAAGGCACTCGCTTTACAAACTTTCTGGCAGCTCAGGCCGTTTGCAGCGCGTCGCGGGCGGCTTTGCTAACGGGTTGCTATCCCAATCGCCTGGGTATTTCAGGGGCTCTCGGGCCCAATTCGCCCATTGGCCTCAACCCAAACGAGGAAACCCTTGCCGATTTACTTAAAGAAAAAGGCTATGCTACAGGTATGTTCGGCAAATGGCATCTGGGTGACAATAAGCAGTTTCTGCCGCTGCAACAGGGCTTCGATGAGTATTATGGTGTCCCCTATTCGCACGATATGTGGCCGCTTCATCCCGCTCAGGCTCAGGCTAACTACCCCGCTTTACGCTGGATAGACGGCAATGAGCCTAAGCAGGAAATCAAAAATCTAGACGATGCCTCCCAGATTACAGGCACCATCACCGAACGCGCGGTTTCGTTCATTCGGAATCATAAGAAAAAACCATTCTTCCTATACGTTCCGCATCCCTTACCGCACGTACCACTGGCTGCTTCTCCCAAATTTAAGGGAAAGAGCGCACGGGGTATTTTCGGGGATGTATTGACGGAACTGGATTGGTCGGTCGGGCAGATTTTAGGTGAACTGAAGCAACAGGGGCTGGATAAAAACACCCTCGTTATTTTTATCAGCGACAACGGCCCCTGGCTGAACTATGGTGATCATGCAGGCTCGTCGGGTGGTTTCCGGGAAGGGAAAGGAACGTCATTTGAAGGTGGCCACCGGGTTCCCTGTCTGGTTCGCTGGCCAGGTGTTGTGCCTGCCGGTCGGGTATGTAACAAGTTACTGACAACGATGGATATTCTGCCAACGGTGGTAAAACTCTGTGGAGCACGCTTACCGAAACAACAAATTGACGGTGTCGACTGGATTACGTTATTAAAAGGTGACAACACCGTAACACCCCGTGATCACTTCTACTATTATTACCGAAAAAACAGCCTCGAAGCGGTTCGACAAGGTGATTGGAAACTAGTGTTCCCTCATCCCGGCCGAACGTATGAAGGATTTTTGCCGGGCCAGGGAGGTAAGCCAGGTCCAAGTACGGAGACTCATGAATTTCCGGCAGGTCTGTATGATCTTCGTCGCGATCCCGGCGAGCGCTATGATGTTCGGGAACAACATCCTGAGCTGGTCGCCAAACTCGAGAAACTGGCCGAAGAAGCCAGAGCGGATCTGGGCGATGATTTACAAAAACGAACGGGTGCCAATGTTCGCGAACCGGGGCGCGTCAGCAAATAA
- a CDS encoding arylsulfatase, whose product MIRPGLIWLGVSFLSLSGWLLVAFTSRQAPPSRPNIIYIYADDMGYAELGCYGQQKIRTPNLDQIAREGIRFTQHYTSMPVCAPARCMLLTGKHSGHSYIRGNYEMGGFPDSLEGGQMPLYPGAFTIGRMLQRSGYKTACIGKWGMGMANTTGNPNEQGFDYFYGYLDQKQAHNFYPTHLWENGKPDRLNNPVINVHRRLTPETATPEAFAYYRGNDYAIDKMAQKAQAFVRQNKNGPFFLYLPFTAPHVSLQAPEAAVNEYVGKFDDKPYLGQQGYASTPYPRATYAAMITYMDKQIGQLMQLLHELKLDENTIVLFSSDNGATFNGGVEAAYFNSVGGLRGLKMDVYEGGIREPMLARWPGKIKAGQVTDHVSVQYDLMATLAELIGYKLPLVTDGISFLPTLMSQSSAQKQHPFLYWEYPEKGGQLAIRMGNWKAVKTNVRKDRTGPWELYDLSKDVSESINIATQHPDLIRQFDAIVAREHVPTHINEWEIVNPKTAMTATN is encoded by the coding sequence ATGATAAGACCCGGTTTGATTTGGTTAGGTGTGTCGTTTCTGTCACTTTCAGGATGGTTATTAGTGGCCTTCACATCCCGTCAGGCTCCTCCATCCCGACCTAACATCATTTACATTTACGCCGATGACATGGGCTATGCGGAATTGGGGTGCTACGGCCAGCAGAAAATCCGAACGCCCAATCTGGATCAGATCGCTCGTGAGGGAATCCGGTTTACGCAGCACTATACAAGCATGCCCGTTTGTGCGCCCGCCCGCTGTATGCTCCTGACCGGCAAACATAGCGGTCATTCCTACATTCGGGGTAACTACGAAATGGGTGGCTTTCCGGATTCGCTGGAAGGAGGTCAGATGCCGCTTTATCCGGGAGCATTCACAATTGGGCGAATGTTGCAGCGGTCGGGCTACAAAACGGCTTGCATCGGTAAGTGGGGCATGGGCATGGCGAACACCACAGGAAATCCGAACGAACAGGGGTTCGATTATTTCTACGGCTATCTGGATCAGAAACAGGCACATAATTTTTACCCGACACATCTGTGGGAAAATGGTAAGCCCGACCGATTAAACAACCCGGTCATCAATGTACACCGTCGGTTGACGCCCGAAACGGCTACGCCAGAAGCGTTCGCCTATTATCGCGGCAATGACTACGCCATCGATAAAATGGCCCAGAAAGCTCAGGCATTTGTCCGACAGAATAAAAACGGGCCATTTTTTCTTTATCTGCCGTTTACTGCGCCACACGTATCCCTGCAGGCACCCGAAGCAGCGGTCAACGAATACGTTGGCAAGTTTGATGATAAGCCCTATCTGGGTCAGCAGGGATATGCCTCTACGCCTTATCCACGCGCGACTTATGCAGCCATGATTACGTATATGGATAAGCAAATCGGCCAGTTGATGCAGTTGCTGCACGAGTTAAAACTTGATGAGAATACAATCGTACTCTTTTCGAGCGACAACGGAGCTACCTTCAACGGCGGGGTTGAAGCAGCCTATTTCAACAGCGTAGGTGGCCTGCGCGGCCTGAAAATGGATGTCTACGAAGGTGGTATTCGGGAGCCTATGCTGGCCCGCTGGCCCGGAAAAATAAAAGCGGGTCAGGTTACCGACCACGTTTCGGTCCAATACGACCTGATGGCTACGCTGGCCGAACTGATTGGCTATAAGCTACCGCTGGTAACCGATGGCATTTCATTTCTGCCAACGTTAATGAGTCAATCCAGTGCTCAGAAACAACACCCGTTTCTTTACTGGGAATATCCCGAAAAAGGAGGTCAACTGGCCATCCGGATGGGAAATTGGAAAGCCGTAAAAACCAATGTACGCAAAGACCGGACTGGCCCCTGGGAATTGTATGATTTGAGCAAAGACGTCAGTGAAAGCATCAATATAGCCACTCAGCACCCCGATTTGATCCGGCAGTTTGATGCCATCGTTGCCCGTGAGCATGTGCCAACCCACATCAACGAATGGGAAATAGTTAATCCGAAAACTGCAATGACAGCAACCAATTGA
- the sufC gene encoding Fe-S cluster assembly ATPase SufC translates to MLSISNLQASIGDKQILKGLDLEVNAGEVHAIMGPNGAGKSTLASVLAGREDYEVTGGSVLFDGKDLLEMAPEDRAAEGIFLAFQYPVEIPGVSTTNFLKTAMNEIRKYRGQEPLDAVQFLKLMKEKMKLVNIDQSLLSRSLNEGFSGGEKKRNEIFQMAMLEPKLAILDETDSGLDIDALRIVADGVNKLRSPERATIVVTHYQRLLDYIVPDYVHVLYKGRIVKSGPKELALELEEKGYDWIKAEAV, encoded by the coding sequence ATGTTATCGATCAGCAATTTACAGGCCTCCATTGGCGACAAACAAATATTAAAAGGCCTCGACCTTGAAGTCAATGCCGGTGAAGTTCATGCGATTATGGGTCCAAACGGCGCAGGCAAGAGTACGTTAGCATCCGTATTGGCCGGTCGTGAAGATTATGAAGTAACAGGTGGCAGCGTATTATTCGACGGTAAAGACCTTCTTGAGATGGCCCCCGAAGATCGGGCAGCTGAAGGAATTTTCCTGGCGTTTCAGTATCCGGTCGAGATTCCGGGAGTCAGTACAACGAACTTCCTGAAGACGGCCATGAATGAGATCCGTAAATATCGCGGACAGGAACCGCTCGACGCCGTACAGTTTCTGAAACTGATGAAAGAGAAAATGAAGCTCGTCAATATCGATCAGTCCCTGTTAAGCCGATCGCTGAACGAGGGTTTTTCGGGCGGAGAAAAGAAGCGGAACGAAATCTTCCAGATGGCTATGCTCGAACCCAAATTAGCGATTCTGGACGAAACCGATTCGGGTCTGGATATTGATGCTTTGCGTATCGTAGCCGACGGTGTCAATAAGCTTCGATCGCCGGAACGGGCAACGATCGTTGTAACGCACTACCAACGCTTACTGGATTACATCGTTCCAGATTATGTGCACGTATTGTATAAAGGCCGCATTGTTAAATCGGGCCCGAAAGAACTGGCACTCGAACTGGAAGAAAAAGGTTACGACTGGATTAAAGCCGAAGCCGTATAA
- a CDS encoding tannase/feruloyl esterase family alpha/beta hydrolase produces MIYKTSLFVVALFLLLCISHLNGQNNSTSKGSVVDCPCQQLANIAFPGATITTTECVDAGAFTPPGSTQALTNLPAFCRVAATLKPTPESMIRIEVWLPQTNWNGRFLGTGTGGGAGAIAYGSLANGLKRGFATTNTDMGTSPNANDAVGHPERWTDFGHRATHEMTTTAKAITQAYYKKPFHHAYFAGCSTGGQQALMEAQRYPDDYNGILAGAPANNRTHLHTGFVWNYKVTNQIPGSGFLPKEKIALITNAVVKACAGKDGGAPGDNFLTDPRLCKFDPETLPKCPEGTDDGTCLTSAQLTALKKIYAGPTNPRTGERIYTPLPLGSENIASGIEYQQNPNQAPPSLFYQYKWTFGANFDYTRFDFDQDQAKMDSLLAPILNANNPDLELLKKRGGKILMYAGTADPLVPFQDAVNYYERVIKAQGGTKPTGDFFRFFLIPGMAHCSGGPGLNDCGQNLALNVPQDSDHDVLTALIQWVEQGIAPDKFTATAFTGGVPANGIRFQRPIYPYPKLPKYISGDPNAPASYQGIDFPRHTILAPAEKYLK; encoded by the coding sequence ATGATTTATAAAACCTCTCTCTTCGTCGTAGCGCTCTTTTTACTGCTCTGTATTAGCCATCTAAATGGCCAAAATAATTCGACGAGTAAAGGGTCGGTCGTTGATTGTCCTTGTCAACAGCTGGCAAACATAGCGTTTCCAGGAGCAACCATCACAACAACGGAATGTGTCGATGCGGGAGCGTTCACGCCACCAGGGAGTACGCAGGCACTCACGAACCTCCCCGCTTTTTGCCGGGTTGCCGCCACCTTAAAACCTACTCCGGAATCAATGATTCGGATCGAAGTGTGGCTGCCACAAACCAACTGGAATGGCCGTTTTCTGGGTACAGGTACGGGTGGAGGAGCAGGCGCTATTGCCTATGGATCACTGGCCAATGGGTTAAAACGCGGATTTGCCACAACCAACACCGATATGGGGACTTCGCCCAACGCCAACGATGCCGTTGGCCACCCCGAACGATGGACAGATTTTGGTCACCGGGCCACGCACGAGATGACAACGACGGCCAAGGCGATCACACAGGCTTACTATAAAAAACCGTTTCATCATGCTTACTTCGCGGGCTGCTCGACGGGTGGCCAGCAAGCATTAATGGAAGCGCAGCGGTATCCGGACGATTATAACGGAATACTTGCCGGTGCTCCTGCCAACAATCGAACTCACCTCCACACAGGCTTTGTCTGGAACTACAAGGTAACCAACCAGATACCCGGTAGTGGATTCCTTCCAAAAGAGAAAATAGCGTTAATCACCAACGCTGTCGTCAAAGCCTGTGCTGGTAAAGATGGTGGAGCACCCGGCGATAATTTTCTGACCGACCCCAGGCTCTGCAAGTTCGATCCGGAAACGCTCCCTAAATGTCCGGAGGGCACCGATGATGGCACTTGTCTTACCAGTGCTCAACTGACCGCACTGAAAAAAATCTATGCCGGGCCGACCAATCCCAGAACGGGCGAACGGATTTACACACCGCTACCTCTCGGGAGCGAGAATATAGCGTCGGGTATCGAATACCAACAGAATCCAAATCAGGCACCGCCCTCTCTTTTTTACCAATATAAATGGACATTTGGGGCTAATTTCGATTATACCCGGTTCGATTTTGATCAGGATCAGGCCAAAATGGATTCCTTACTGGCACCAATCCTCAACGCGAACAATCCTGACCTGGAGTTACTGAAAAAGCGGGGTGGAAAAATTTTAATGTATGCAGGGACCGCCGATCCATTGGTTCCGTTTCAGGACGCAGTTAACTACTACGAACGAGTGATTAAGGCACAGGGTGGAACGAAGCCAACCGGCGACTTTTTCCGTTTCTTTTTGATACCGGGAATGGCGCACTGTAGCGGAGGGCCAGGCTTAAACGATTGCGGGCAAAATCTGGCCCTCAATGTTCCCCAGGACAGCGACCATGACGTCCTGACGGCACTGATCCAGTGGGTTGAGCAAGGCATCGCTCCGGATAAATTTACGGCAACCGCTTTTACCGGCGGAGTTCCGGCAAATGGCATACGATTTCAACGCCCGATCTATCCTTATCCCAAGCTTCCTAAATACATCAGTGGCGATCCAAACGCCCCTGCCAGCTACCAGGGTATTGATTTTCCGCGACATACTATTTTAGCGCCAGCGGAGAAATATCTGAAGTAA